Proteins encoded in a region of the Ziziphus jujuba cultivar Dongzao chromosome 3, ASM3175591v1 genome:
- the LOC107421999 gene encoding uncharacterized protein LOC107421999, which yields MKPKASASGKSKSFQGEGPNWVLIAGGALLSTLSIRLGYKLKQALDTKHHNSTNAFKGSDRRKCSSCRMQPNVYSFPEDDGTSYNCLSGSGSMMEIKCQPDGQILPEESNGALPLVTVPASEFNKENVVIWASSPDRLELPPKPFNHHSNCSDSPCVSESGSDIFSKREVIHKLRQQLKRRDDMILEMQDQIVELQNSLNAQLACSAHLQSQLDAANQDLFDSEREIQRLRKAIADHCVGHVGPNEKPTTVSIWPSEARNGHANGYLNGESNLEPDKGRGEEERIEMLRREVGELKEVIDGKDYLLQSYKEQKAELSVKIKELQQRLDLQLPNIL from the exons ATGAAACCGAAAGCAAGTGCAAGCGGCAAGTCCAAATCGTTTCAAGGGGAGGGCCCGAATTGGGTTCTTATTGCCGGAGGTGCTTTGTTGAGTACATTATCTATTCGTCTTGGTTACAAACTCAAGCAGGCACTTGATACAAAGCACCACAATTCTACCAATGCCTTCaaag gAAGTGACAGAAGGAAGTGTTCTTCTTGCCGTATGCAACCCAATGTGTATTCATTTCCTGAAGATGATGGCACTTCCTATAATTGCCTCTCAG GATCAGGAAGCATGATGGAGATTAAGTGCCAGCCAGATGGTCAGATACTGCCTGAAGAATCCAATGGAGCTCTTCCTTTAGTAACAGTTCCTGCCTCTgaatttaacaaagaaaatgTTGTCATATGGGCATCTTCTCCTGATCGCCTCGAGTTGCCACCAAAACCATTTAACCACCACTCAAACTGCTCAGATTCACCTTGTGTCTCGGAATCTGGTTCAGACATCTTCAGTAAGCGGGAAGTGATACACAAACTGAGGCAGCAACTGAAGAGAAGGGATGATATGATATTAGAGATGCAGGACCAGATTGTAGAGTTGCAGAATTCCCTTAATGCTCAGCTGGCATGTTCTGCACATTTGCAGTCACAGCTTGATGCTGCAAATCAGGACTTATTTGATTCTGAAAGAGAAATCCAGAGGCTTAGGAAGGCCATTGCTGATCATTGTGTGGGGCATGTTGGTCCGAATGAGAAGCCCACCACAGTGTCTATTTGGCCATCGGAAGCAAGAAATGGTCATGCAAATGGATACCTTAATGGAGAGAGCAATCTTGAACCAGATAAAGGAAGAGGGGAGGAGGAAAGGATTGAGATGTTGAGGAGGGAAGTGGGAGAGCTGAAGGAGGTCATAGATGGGAAGGACTACTTGCTGCAGAGCTACAAGGAGCAAAAGGCTGAGCTTTCAGTGAAGATCAAGGAGTTGCAGCAGAGACTGGATTTGCAGCTCCCTAACATTTTGTAG